Proteins co-encoded in one Brassica oleracea var. oleracea cultivar TO1000 chromosome C4, BOL, whole genome shotgun sequence genomic window:
- the LOC106338916 gene encoding uncharacterized protein LOC106338916: MELSQHTVLSGIRYNMGENIKPLSINNYASFFYVQTLEKELGDSLFSRLRSTFLGPIIEAGLQPTDGLVFSAKSVHFVVSRRIMTTQTFECWFRFNPCDSIYENVIWSQVYLVGNQEKKTSVVVPSSIQVGHDTLVRTC, from the coding sequence ATGGAACTCTCTCAGCATACTGTATTGTCTGGGATTAGATACAATATGGGAGAAAACATCAAACCGTTAAGTATCAACAACTATGCGTCGTTTTTTTATGTGCAGACTCTTGAAAAGGAACTGGGTGATTCATTATTCTCACGATTGAGGAGCACGTTCCTTGGCCCTATAATCGAGGCAGGATTACAACCGACAGATGGATTGGTGTTTTCTGCAAAATCAGTTCATTTCGTGGTGTCAAGGCGGATTATGACAACACAAACGTTCGAGTGTTGGTTCCGCTTTAACCCATGCGATTCTATTTACGAGAATGTTATTTGGTCACAGGTTTACCTTGTCGGGAATCAAGAGAAGAAGACATCTGTAGTGGTCCCTTCATCAATACAAGTGGGACACGACACACTTGTGAGGACTTGCTAG